One segment of Sinorhizobium sp. BG8 DNA contains the following:
- a CDS encoding chromosome segregation SMC family protein — MKFNKLRLLGFKSFVEPTEFIIERGLTGVVGPNGCGKSNLVEALRWVMGENSYKNMRASGMDDVIFSGSANRPARNTAEVGLYLDNSDRTAPAAFNDADEIQVSRRIERESGSIYRINGKEARAKDVQLLFADASTGARSPSMVGQGRIGELIQAKPQARRQLLEEAAGISGLHSRRHEAELRLRAAETNLERLDDVTSQLESQIESLKRQSRQANRFKTLSAEIRRREAMLLHIRWVQAKEAEGEAESQLNQATSLVAERAQAQMEAAKDQAVASLKLPELRENESKLAAALQRLQIARAQLEEDAARLLRRRDELSRRLAQLAEDIRREERMVADNAAVLERLDGEEAEIAEVLEAADERAQTAREALDATSERLAASEQLLGTITAERAEAQAGRNQLEKAIRDLQDRHMRLSQQLEGQARELEAIDSRIGALPDPEEKRAGVERSEETVEAAAALVVQIEEALEEARTIEVAARAPVEAARSVVGSIETEARTIRRMLEAGAAGGTFAPVLDGIEVDRGFETALGAALGDDLDSPVDPAAPVYWRDGVDASADPVLPAGVPALIERVRAPDVLTRRLRQVGIVGTVEDALALQPGLKSGQRLVTLEGAVFRWDGHVTGADAPSASALRLAQRNRLNELEAELETARESLSRAEEDLRRAGDAIRAETERHQMARDRQKAAVRALAEAREALDAAERASGELVRRRAVLAETKAQLEQQVEETAASLEDAQAALEDAPDVAELDLALKTQAAEVATDRAALAEARAQHDGLAREMGDRRRRLAAIAAERETWVERASNAEKHIETLREREAEAHAEAEEIAEAPDEIDDKRRALMSDLSRAEEARRHAADELQEAENRQRAADHSAATALSQLAESREKRGRAEERLVSARERRVESEGRIREALHCAPHEALRLTEHPADRPLPDPRDTEIDLDRFKVERERLGAVNLRAEEEQSELSEKLRALVTEREDIIEAVRKLRSAIQSLNREGRERLLAAFDVVNVQFQRLFTHLFGGGTAELQLIESDDPLDAGLEILARPPGKKPQTMTLLSGGEQALTAMALIFAVFLTNPAPICVLDEVDAPLDDHNVERYCNLMDEMALSTETRFIIITHNPITMARMNRLFGVTMSEQGVSQLVSVDLQTAEQLREAV, encoded by the coding sequence ATGAAGTTCAACAAGCTCCGCCTTCTCGGTTTCAAGTCCTTCGTCGAGCCGACGGAATTCATCATCGAGCGCGGCCTGACGGGCGTCGTCGGCCCCAATGGCTGCGGCAAGTCCAACCTCGTCGAAGCGCTGCGCTGGGTGATGGGGGAAAACTCCTACAAGAACATGCGCGCATCCGGCATGGACGACGTGATCTTTTCGGGATCCGCGAACCGGCCCGCGCGCAACACCGCGGAAGTCGGCCTCTACCTCGACAATTCCGACCGCACGGCGCCCGCCGCCTTCAACGATGCCGACGAGATCCAGGTAAGCCGCCGCATCGAGCGCGAATCCGGGTCGATCTACCGCATCAACGGCAAGGAAGCCCGCGCCAAGGATGTCCAGCTGCTCTTCGCCGACGCCTCGACCGGTGCACGCTCGCCTTCGATGGTCGGGCAGGGGCGTATCGGCGAACTGATCCAGGCCAAGCCGCAGGCGCGCCGCCAGCTTCTCGAAGAGGCCGCCGGCATTTCCGGCCTTCATTCCCGCCGCCACGAAGCCGAACTGCGCCTTCGCGCCGCCGAAACCAATCTCGAACGCCTCGACGACGTCACCTCCCAGCTGGAAAGCCAGATCGAGAGCCTGAAGCGGCAGTCGCGCCAGGCGAACCGCTTCAAGACGCTTTCGGCCGAGATCCGCCGCCGCGAGGCGATGCTGCTGCACATCCGCTGGGTTCAGGCGAAGGAGGCCGAGGGCGAGGCGGAGAGCCAGCTCAACCAGGCGACCTCGCTCGTTGCCGAGCGGGCACAGGCCCAGATGGAGGCAGCCAAGGACCAGGCGGTCGCCAGCCTGAAGCTGCCGGAACTGCGTGAGAACGAGAGCAAGCTTGCAGCCGCCCTCCAGCGCCTGCAAATTGCCCGCGCGCAGCTCGAGGAGGACGCGGCCCGCCTTCTGCGCCGGCGCGATGAACTCTCGAGGCGGCTGGCGCAACTCGCCGAGGACATCCGCCGCGAGGAACGCATGGTCGCTGACAATGCAGCCGTTCTTGAACGGCTCGATGGCGAGGAAGCGGAGATCGCCGAGGTTCTCGAGGCGGCGGACGAGCGCGCGCAGACTGCGCGTGAGGCTCTGGACGCCACGTCCGAGCGCCTTGCAGCAAGCGAGCAGCTTCTCGGCACGATCACGGCGGAGCGCGCCGAGGCGCAGGCCGGGCGAAATCAGTTGGAAAAGGCAATCCGCGATCTGCAGGACCGCCATATGCGGCTGTCGCAACAGCTGGAGGGGCAGGCCCGCGAGCTAGAGGCGATCGACAGCCGCATCGGCGCCCTGCCTGACCCTGAAGAAAAGCGCGCAGGCGTCGAGCGGTCGGAAGAGACCGTGGAGGCGGCCGCCGCCCTGGTCGTCCAGATCGAGGAGGCGCTGGAAGAGGCGCGCACCATCGAGGTCGCGGCACGCGCGCCCGTCGAGGCTGCCCGGTCGGTTGTCGGCAGCATCGAGACGGAGGCGCGGACTATCCGGCGGATGCTGGAGGCGGGTGCTGCGGGCGGAACCTTCGCACCGGTCCTCGATGGAATTGAAGTGGACCGTGGGTTCGAGACCGCCCTTGGTGCGGCACTCGGCGACGATCTCGACTCGCCGGTGGATCCGGCAGCGCCCGTCTACTGGCGCGACGGCGTAGATGCTTCCGCCGATCCCGTCCTGCCGGCCGGCGTGCCTGCTCTGATCGAGCGCGTGCGGGCGCCGGACGTGCTAACGCGGCGACTGCGGCAGGTCGGCATTGTCGGAACCGTCGAGGATGCGCTTGCCCTGCAGCCCGGCCTGAAGTCCGGCCAGCGTCTGGTGACGCTGGAGGGCGCCGTCTTCCGTTGGGACGGACACGTCACCGGAGCGGATGCCCCGAGTGCATCGGCCCTGCGTCTTGCGCAGCGCAACCGCCTCAACGAGCTTGAGGCCGAACTGGAAACGGCAAGGGAGAGCCTCTCGCGCGCCGAGGAGGATCTCCGGCGTGCCGGGGACGCCATTCGTGCCGAGACCGAACGTCACCAGATGGCGCGCGATCGCCAGAAGGCCGCTGTTCGCGCGCTGGCCGAAGCCCGCGAGGCGCTGGATGCGGCGGAGAGGGCTTCGGGCGAGCTGGTTCGCCGCCGTGCCGTGCTCGCCGAAACGAAGGCACAACTGGAGCAGCAGGTCGAGGAAACGGCCGCGAGCCTGGAGGATGCGCAGGCAGCACTCGAGGATGCGCCTGACGTGGCCGAGCTCGACCTCGCCCTGAAGACGCAGGCGGCCGAGGTGGCGACGGACCGGGCGGCACTTGCCGAGGCCCGCGCCCAGCACGATGGCCTCGCCCGCGAGATGGGGGACCGTCGCCGTCGGCTTGCCGCCATTGCGGCCGAGCGCGAGACCTGGGTTGAGCGTGCCTCCAACGCGGAGAAACACATTGAGACGCTTCGCGAGCGCGAGGCGGAAGCTCATGCCGAGGCGGAGGAGATCGCCGAGGCACCGGACGAGATCGACGACAAGCGGCGGGCGCTCATGAGCGACCTCTCGCGGGCGGAAGAGGCTCGCCGGCACGCGGCCGACGAGTTGCAGGAAGCCGAAAACCGCCAGCGGGCCGCCGACCATTCCGCCGCAACCGCGCTGTCTCAGCTTGCCGAATCGCGCGAGAAGCGGGGCCGTGCGGAAGAGCGGCTCGTCTCCGCCCGCGAACGGCGCGTCGAAAGCGAGGGCCGCATCCGCGAGGCGCTCCATTGCGCTCCGCACGAGGCGCTGCGCCTGACCGAACACCCGGCAGATCGGCCGCTTCCCGATCCACGCGATACCGAGATAGACCTCGACAGGTTCAAGGTCGAACGCGAGCGCCTGGGCGCCGTCAACCTGCGCGCCGAAGAAGAGCAGAGCGAACTCTCCGAGAAGCTCCGCGCGCTCGTGACCGAGCGGGAAGACATCATCGAGGCGGTGCGCAAGCTGCGTTCGGCGATTCAGAGCCTGAACCGCGAGGGGCGCGAGAGGCTGCTGGCCGCCTTCGACGTGGTCAACGTCCAGTTCCAGCGCCTGTTCACCCATCTCTTCGGCGGCGGCACGGCCGAACTCCAGCTGATCGAAAGCGACGACCCGCTCGATGCCGGTCTCGAGATCCTGGCCCGCCCGCCGGGCAAGAAACCGCAGACCATGACGCTCCTCTCCGGCGGCGAGCAGGCGCTGACGGCTATGGCGCTGATCTTTGCCGTCTTCCTCACCAATCCGGCGCCGATCTGCGTGCTCGACGAGGTGGATGCACCGCTCGACGACCACAATGTCGAGCGCTACTGCAACCTCATGGACGAGATGGCGCTGTCGACGGAAACGCGTTTCATCATCATCACCCACAACCCCATCACCATGGCGCGCATGAACCGCCTCTTCGGCGTCACCATGTCGGAGCAGGGGGTTTCGCAGCTCGTATCCGTCGATCTCCAGACCGCCGAGCAGCTGCGCGAGGCGGTGTGA